The following proteins come from a genomic window of Metarhizium brunneum chromosome 2, complete sequence:
- the rps602 gene encoding 40S ribosomal protein eS6: MKLNISYPANGSQKLIDIDDERKLAVFMEKRMGAEVAGDSVGDEFKGYIFRITGGNDKQGFPMKQGVMHPGRVRLLLSDGHSCYRPRRTGERKRKSVRGCIVGMDLSVLALSIVKQGDGDIPGLTDVVHPKRLGPKRATKIRKFFGLTKDDDVRKYVIRREVQPKGEGKKPYTKAPKIQRLVTPQRLQHKRHRAALKRRQAEKVKDEANEYAQILAKRVAEAKAHKADARKRRASSMRK, translated from the exons ATGAAG TTGAACATTTCCTACCCTGCCAATGGCAGCCAGAAGCTCATCGACATTGACGATGAGCGCAAGCTGGCCGTCTTCATGGAGAAGCGC ATGGGCGCCGAAGTTGCTGGCGACTCTGTCGGCGACGAGTTCAAGGGCTACATCTTCCGCATCACCGGAGGAAACGACAAGCAGGGTTTCCCCATGAAGCAGGGTGTCATGCACCCCGGCCGTGTCCGCCTCTTGCTCTCCGACGGCCACTCCTGCTACCGCCCTCGCCGCACCGGCGAGCGCAAGCGAAAGTCGGTCCGTGGCtgcatcgtcggcatggATCTGTCCGTCCTGGCCCTCAGCATCGTCAAGCAGGGTGACGGCGACATCCCCGGCCTGACCGACGTCGTCCACCCCAAGCGCCTGGGTCCCAAGCGTGCCACCAAGATCCGCAAGTTCTTTGGCCTCACCAAGGATGACGAT GTTCGCAAGTACGTCATCCGCCGCGAGGTCCAGCCCAAGGGTGAGGGCAAGAAGCCTTACACCAAGGCGCCCAAGATCCAGAGACTGGTCACTCCCCAGCGTCTCCAGCACAAGCGCCATCGCGCCGCGCTCAAGCGCCGCCAGGCCGAGAAggtcaaggacgaggcc AACGAATACGCCCAGATCCTCGCCAAGCGTGTCgcagaggccaaggcccACAAGGCCGATGCCCGTAAGCGCCGCGCCTCTTCTATGCGCAAGTAA
- the DPH1 gene encoding 2-(3-amino-3-carboxypropyl)histidine synthase subunit 1, protein MEDDRAQVDLGIAADIEEAQLTQAHQPEPTSDDAPQSTTKQPKKRFVGRRAAAEAAAKNGTTSADGESGAIQAAKPRRAPRLLNRVPKDILDDPNLKEAIALLPANYSFEIPKTIHRIRTSGAKKVALQMPEGLLLFATTISDILTQFCPGIETLIMGDVTYGACCIDDYTARALGCDLLVHYAHSCLIPVDVTKIKTLYVFVDISIDTAHLLASLERNFATGKTMAVVGTIQFNATIHGVRSNLEAAGFKVLVPQIAPLSKGEILGCTSPRLKDEDAVDMILYLGDGRFHLESIMIHNPSIPAYRYDPYSRKLTRETYGHDEMQSLRRSAIHTARTAKRWGLILGSLGRQGNPHTMALIEKRLKEKGIPWVNLLLSEIFPGKLAMMSDVECWVQVACPRLSIDWGYAFPRPLLTPYEALVALGVKEEWDKGSVYPMDYYGKEGLGRARPLEAS, encoded by the exons ATGGAAGACGACCGGGCGCAAGTCGACCTCGGCATCGCCGCAGACATTGAAGAAGCCCAACTCACCCAGGCTCATCAACCCGAGCCCACGAGCGACGACGCTCCTCAATCCACCACCAAGCAGCCCAAGAAACGATTCGTAGGCAGAAGGGCAGCCGCGGAGGCAGCAGCAAAGAATGGGACGACAAGCGCCGACGGCGAAAGCGGCGCCATTCAAG CCGCCAAGCCAAGACGAGCACCCCGTCTTTTGAACAGAGTCCCCAAGGATATCCTCGATGACCCAAATCTCAAGGAAGCCATTGCCCTGCTCCCGGCCAACTACAGCTTTGAAATCCCCAAGACCATCCACAGGATTCGAACCTCTGGAGCCAAGAAGGTGGCCCTCCAGATGCCCGAAGGCCTCCTGCTCTtcgccaccaccatctcgGACATTCTCACGCAGTTTTGTCCTGGCATCGAGACCCTCATCATGGGGGATGTCACCTACGGCGCATGCTGCATAGACGATTACACGGCTCGAGCCCTGGGGTGCGATTTGCTGGTACACTATGCGCACAGTTGTCTCATCCCCGTCGACGTGACCAAAATCAAGACGCTCTACGTCTTCGTCGACATCAGCATCGACACGGCGCACCTGCTGGCTTCCCTGGAGCGCAACTTTGCTACGGGTAAgaccatggccgtcgtgggcACCATTCAGTTCAACGCCACCATCCACGGCGTACGGAGCAATCTGGAAGCAGCAGGCTTCAAGGTGCTCGTCCCGCAAATCGCGCCCCTCAGCAAAGGTGAAATCCTGGGCTGCACATCCCCCCGGCTCAAGGACGAAGATGCTGTCGACATGATTCTGTACCTTGGAGATGGCCGCTTCCACTTGGAGAGCATCATGATCCACAATCCTTCGATACCGGCGTACAGGTACGATCCGTACTCGAGGAAGCTTACGCGTGAGACGTACGGCCACGATGAGATGCAGTCTCTTCGGCGGAGTGCGATTCACACGGCGAGAACGGCCAAACGGTGGGGGCTTATATTGGGTTCGTTGGGTAGACAGGGAAATCCACATACCATGGCTCTTATTGAGAAGAGgctcaaggagaagggcATACCGTGGGTGAATCTGCTGCTGAGTGAGATTTTCCCGGGGAAactggccatgatgagtgACGTTGAGTGCTGGGTGCAGGTGGCTTGTCCACGGTTGAGTATTGACTGGGGGTATGCGTTTCCACGGCCGTTGCTGACACCATATGAGGCCTTGGTTGCGCTGGGGGTAAAGGAGGAGTGGGACAAGGGGAGTGTGTATCCGATGGATTATTATGGCAAGGAGGGCTTAGGGAGGGCGAGACCTCTAGAAGCAAGTtaa
- the vma-2_0 gene encoding V-type proton ATPase subunit B has protein sequence MGDPRESSSYSVVPRIRYNTVGGVNGPLVILENVKFPRYNEIVSLTLPDGSVRSGQVLEARGDRAVVQVFEGTSGVDVKKTRVEFTGQSLKLGVSEDMLGRIFDGSGRAIDKGPKVLAEEYLDINGSPINPYSREYPEEMISTGISAIDTMNSIARGQKIPIFSASGLPHNEIAAQICRQAGLVKQHGVTNKGVHDAHEENFSIVFGAMGVNLETARFFTRDFEENGSLERTTLFLNLANDPTIERIITPRLALTTAEYYAYQLEKHVLVILTDLSAYCDALREVSAAREEVPGRRGFPGYMYTDLSTIYERAGRVEGRNGSITQIPILTMPNDDITHPIPDLTGYITEGQIFVDRPLYNRGIYPPINVLPSLSRLMKSAIGEGMTRRDHGDVSNQLYAKYAIGRDAAAMKAVVGEEALSAEDKLSLEFLEKFERQFISQGAYESRTIFESLDLAWSLLRIYPKDLLNRIPAKVLNEFYQRAQKDAKSKGKAREDVAAKDQQQREENLIDA, from the exons atgggGGACCCTCgcgagtcgtcgtcgtactcGGTCGTGCCGCGAATCCGATACAACACTGTTGGCGGTGTCAACGGTCCGCTGGTCATTCTTGAGAAT GTCAAATTCCCGAGATATAACGAGATTGTGTCGCTGACACTTCCTGATGGATCTGTACGATCTGGTCAGGTTTTGGAGGCTCGAG GTGATCGAGCTGTCGTGCAG GTTTTCGAGGGTACTTCTGGTGTTGATGTTAAGAAG ACCCGAGTTGAGTTCACTGGCCAGAGCTTGAAGCTTGGTGTCTCTGAGGATATGCTTGGTCGTATCTTTGACGGCTCCGGACGTGCCATTGATAAGGGACCCAAGGTCTTGGCCGAAGAGTACCTCGACATTAACGGAAGCCCCATCAACCCATACTCGAGA GAATATCCCGAAGAAATGATCTCTACCGGTATCTCTGCCATTGACACGATGAACTCGATTGCCCGAGGTCAAAAGATTCCTATCTTCTCCGCATCCGGTCTGCCACACAACGAAATTGCTGCTCAGATCTGTCGACAAGCTGGTCTGGTAAAACAGCATGGCGTGACTAACAAGGGCGTTCACGATGCTCATGAAGAAAATTTCTCCATTGTTTTCGGTGCAATGGGTGTTAACTTGGAAACCGCTCGATTTTTCACACGCGATTTCGAGGAGAATGGCAGCTTGGAACGCACTACTTTGTTCCTTAACCTTGCGAACGATCCTAC TATTGAACGTATTATTACACCTCGTCTTGCTCTTACGACAGCCGAATATTACGCCTATCAGCTTGAGAAGCACGTCCTCGTTATCTTGACGGATTTATCTGCATACTGTGATGCCCTCCGTGAGGTTTCAGCCGCTCGAGAAGAAGTTCCGGGACGACGTGGTTTCCCCGGTTACATGTACACTGATTTATCCACCATTTACGAACGTGCCGGCCGTGTTGAGGGACGTAATGGCTCCATTACTCAGATTCCTATTTTGACCATGCCCAACGACGATATTACTCACCCTATTCCTGATTTGACGGGATATATTACCGAGGGCCAGATTTTCGTTGACCGTCCTTTGTACAACCGTGGTATTTACCCGCCTATTAACGTGCTCCCGTCGCTGTCTCGTCTGATGAAGTCGGCTATTGGTGAGGGCATGACCCGCCGTGATCACGGTGATGTGTCCAATCAGCTGTATGCCAAGTATGCCATTGGCCgtgatgctgctgccatgAAGGCTGTTGTTGGTGAAGAAGCATTGTCTGCCGAAGATAAGCTGTCTCTGGAGTTCTTGGAAAAGTTTGAGCGTCAGTTTATCAGTCAAGGAGCCTACGAGTCACGCACCATTTTCGAGTCGTTGGATCTTGCATGGAGCTTGCTGCGTATCTACCCCAAGGACCTCCTGAACCGAATCCCGGCCAAGGTGTTGAACGAGTTCTACCAGCGTGCACAGAAAGATGCCAAGTCAAAGGGCAAGGCTCGAGAGGATGTGGCGGCAAAGGACCAGCAACAGAGGGAGGAGAACTTGATTGACGCATAG
- the liuE gene encoding 3-hydroxy-3-isohexenylglutaryl-CoA/hydroxy-methylglutaryl-CoA lyase, which yields MTLIRSAVCRACRRSQFQLRRNFATANGQQATSNTKVKLVEVGPRDGLQNEKKTIPLATKIDLIERLARTGVSTIEAGSFVSPKWVPQMANSSEILEHLLQNKVQAPVPMTYSFLAPNTKGLQNCADILKANPETFSTQLDPRADSNGEPKPAMEVAVFAAATESFSQKNLNCDIQTSLERFKAVIQDSKALGLRVRAYISVVLGCPFEGFDVDPHKVAEIATDLLESGADEISLGDTTGMGTAPRTSALLRCMSAAGIRTEDIAMHFHDTYGQALVNTAVSLEHGIRTFDSSVGGLGGCPYSPGATGNVSTENMVYFMETLGMDTGIDLDAMTDIGSWISTELGKSNGSTVGKAVLGARARAAAEAAKA from the exons ATGACTCTCATCCGATCAGCAGTTTGTAGGGCCTGCAGACGGTCCCAATTTCAGCTGCGACGGAACTTTGCGACAGCCAACGGCCAACAGGCTACATCGAATACCAAGGTCAAGCTTGTCGAGGTTGGTCCTCGCGACGGATTACAAAATGAGAAGAAGACAATTCCACTTGCTACCAAGATCGATCTGATCGAGCGATTAGCCAGGACTGGTGTTTCTACGATTGAGGCCGGGTCTTTTGTCTCGCCGAAATGGGTTCCTCAG ATGGCAAATTCGAGTGAAATTCTTGAGCACCTGCTTCAGAACAAAGTACAAGCACCTGTTCCCATGACATATTCCTTCCTGGCCCCCAACACCAAGGGGCTCCAAAACTGTGCCGACATTCTGAAAGCCAACCCCGAAACCTTCTCCACTCAACTTGACCCTCGAGCCGATAGCAACGGCGAACCTAAGCCTGCAATGGAAGTCGCCGTATTTGCGGCAGCCACCGAGAGCTTCTCACAAAAGAACCTCAACTGCGACATCCAGACGTCCTTGGAGCGATTCAAGGCTGTCATCCAGGACTCCAAGGCTCTAGGTCTTCGAGTTCGGGCATATATCTCTGTTGTTTTGGGGTGCCCGTTTGAAGGATTCGACGTTGACCCTCACAAGGTTGCCGAAATCGCCACAGATCTTCTCGAGTCGGGAGCCGATGAAATTTCCCTGGGCGATACTACCGGTATGGGTACTGCGCCTCGCACCAGCGCCTTGCTAAGGTGCATGTCTGCTGCGGGCATTCGCACTGAGGACATCGCCATGCACTTTCACGACACGTATGGCCAGGCATTAGTCAACACTGCGGTATCGTTGGAGCACGGTATTAGAACGTTTGACAGCAGTGTAGGTGGACTTGGTGGCTGTCCTTATAGCCCTGGTGCGACTGGTAACGTCTCCACGGAGAACATGGTTTACTTTATGGAGACACTAGGCATGGATACTGGTATTGACCTGGATGCCATGACTGATATTGGGTCGTGGATTTCGACGGAGTTGGGTAAGTCGAATGGTAGTACTGTTGGAAAAGCGGTGCTGGGGGCGAGGGCTAGAGCTgcggccgaggctgccaaggctTGA
- the TUB1_0 gene encoding Tubulin alpha chain produces the protein MREVISINVGQAGCQIANSCWELYCLEHGIQPDGYLTEERKAQDPDQGFSTFFSETGQGKYVPRAIYCDLEPNVVDEVRTGAYRNLFHPEMMITGKEDASNNYARGHYTVGKELIEGVLDKIRRVADNCVGLQGFLVFHSFGGGTGSGFGALLMERLSVDYGKKSKLEFCVYPAPQTATSVVEPYNSILTTHTTLEHSDCSFMVDNEAIYDICRRNLGLERPNYENLNRLIAQVVSSITASLRFDGSLNVDLNEFQTNLVPYPRIHFPLVAYAPVISAAKAAHEANSVQEITMSCFEPNNQMVKCDPRHGKYMATCLLYRGDVVPNDTHAAVASLKTKRTIQFVDWCPTGFKLGICYQAPENVPNGDLAKVNRAVCMLSNTTAIAEAWSSLSMKFDLMHSKRAFVHWYVGEGMEEGEFSEAREDLAALERDYEEVAADSMGEEELEAEY, from the exons ATGCGTGAGGTTATCAGCATCAACG TCGGCCAGGCTGGCTGTCAAATCGCCAATTCTTGCTGGGAG CTCTACTGCCTCGAGCACGGTATCCAG CCCGATGGCTATCTCACCGAGGAGCGCAAGGCTCAGGACCCGGATCAGGGCTTCAGCACTTTCTTCTCCGAGACTG GTCAGGGCAAGTACGTCCCTCGCGCCATCTACTGCGATCTCGAGCCCAATGTCGTCGATGAAGTCCGCACCGGTGCTTACCGCAATCTTTTCCACCCCGAAATGATGATCACTGGCAAGGAGGATGCTTCCAACAACTACGCCCGTGGCCACTACACCGTTGGCAAGGAGCTCATTGAGGGtgtcctcgacaagatccGCCGCGTCGCCGATAACTGTGTTGGTCTTCAGGGATTCCTTGTTTTCCACTCCTTTGGCGGTGGTACCGGTTCTGGTTTCGGTGCTCTTTTGATGGAGCGTCTATCTGTCGACTatggcaagaagagcaagctCGAGTTCTGCGTTTACCCAGCTCCCCAGACTGCCACCTCGGTTGTTGAGCCATACAATTCGATTCTCACCACCCACACCACCCTTGAGCACTCCGATTGCTCTTTCATGGTCGACAACGAGGCCATCTACGATATTTGCCGCCGCAACCTGGGCCTAGAGCGCCCCAACTACGAGAACCTGAACCGCCTGATTGCCCAGG TCGTTTCTTCAATCACCGCCTCTCTTCGTTTTGATGGTTCCCTCAACGTCGATTTGAACGAGTTCCAGACCAACTTGGTGCCTTACCCCAGAATTCACTTCCCTCTGGTCGCCTATGCCCCTGTCATCTCGGCTGCCAAGGCTGCTCACGAGGCCAACTCCGTGCAGGAGATCACCATGTCCTGCTTTGAGCCCAACAACCAGATGGTCAAGTGTGATCCCCGCCACGGCAAGTATATGGCTACCTGCCTGCTTTACCGCGGTGACGTTGTCCCCAACGACACCCACGCCGCTGTTGCCTCTCTTAAGACCAAGCGCACAATTCAGTTCGTAGACTGGTGCCCTACTGGTTTCAAACTTGGTATCTGCTACCAGGCTCCTGAGAACGTTCCTAACGGTGacttggccaaggtcaaccgCGCCGT CTGCATGCTATCCAACACCACTGCCATTGCTGAAGCCTGGAGCTCTTTGTCTATGAAATTTGATTTGATGCACTCCAAGCGTGCTTTCGTGCACTGGTACGTTGGTGAGGGTATGGAAGAAGGTGAATTCTCTGAGGCCCGTGAGGATTTGGCTGCTCTGGAGCGTGATTACGAGGAGGTTGCTGCCGACTCAATGGGTgaggaggagcttgaggccGAGTACTAG